The uncultured Eubacteriales bacterium region CCGATCATCACTTTTATGCCGGAGCTATAATGCGGCCCTCCCGCTCATATCCTGAACTGATTGGAGGTATGCCGCTTGAATAGCTGCGAAGAGTATCTAGTTGACTTGCCATACCCATCCGTACTGGTACGAGAGATAAACGTTTGTTACGCAACGCTAATTTCTGGAGCCTTCGGCGGCCCCGGCTCTGAATCCACCGCAATTGCGCAATACATAGCGCATAATTTCTATACCCATGATTATCCGGAAATCAATTTTGCCTATCGGTGCATTGCCTCAGTCGAACTAACGCACTTAAATCTGCTTGGAAATCTCATCCGAGACCTTGGCATGCCTCCAAAATTCCTGACTTATGAAACCAACTGCTATTGGACCGGCAAAAACCCAGCTTATGCCTATAAAATAAGGCCTATCTTGCTTTCGGACATAAAAGGAGAGCACGACGCCATCGCCCATTATACACGTCTAATCCATCAAATTGACTCTCCCGATATCCAGCGCTTGTTTAAGCGCATCATACTTGATGAGCAAAAACACATTGAGATACTGACAAAGTTCCTTGCCTCTATGGGCAGTGAGTGCCATTGAATTTCGCCCTCCCCCTTACCGACTTGACTTTCCCTGCCACACTATCCCATCTGCTCATATGCTCCTGCGCTGCCGTGCGCTGCGCTGCCTCCTTCTCTTTTTTATCATGAATGATTTATTTTGACCATTTGAACCCTGTGCTGTATCATAACATCAGAGCGGCGCCCATCTTGCTTTTCCAAGTGGTTGCTCTACAAAGAAAGTGACTGAGATGCTCCAAAACGAGAAAGCTCTCCCGGCGAGAGGGGCAAAACACGAAGGAGGAACAAAAATGAATGGGTATACCGTTCGAGCTATTACCGAGGCTGATATACCTATCATAGCGAACTTACTTATATCAAGGCAGAATTTAGAGAGCAAAACATTTCCATTTCTGAAAAACCACTGTCTCAATATAGCATACATCATTGACATATTTGAGAGATTGTTTAATAGAAGAGCCATTGGTATAGGAGCCTTTTTTCACCAGGAATTGGTTGGTTATTTGATAGGAGAGCTCAAGATCGATACCTTGAGAGGCAGGCATGTATGGATACCCTATGAGGGAATGGCAATTAGAGAGGATCAATCCCCCGAACTCATCAGGGCTCTCTACGCCGAGATTTCTGCCATGTGGCTGAACCAAGGTTTCTTTATGCACTATGCAGTTATTCCTCTTGGAAGTCAGTGTTATTTTGAATCTCTCCAACGGCTGAGCTTTTTTATCCAACAGGTGCACGGTGTAATGGACCTGGAGGAATACCTGCCCTTTAAACAGGCGTCCGATGCGGAGATTCGCATTGCCGATAAAGCGGACCGTGAAAAAATGGGACGCCTGTCCGGCATTATCCAGTCTTATCAGAGTTCGGCACCAACATTTGAGCTTGCGTTGCCCGAAATCGTGGCGGACATAAAATCCGGATATGAAAGCATTATGGACGATGCAGACGCGATGGTCCTCATCGCGGAGAAAGACGGTAAGGAACTGGGCTTTCAAATCTATGAGGCGGCCGCACAGCGCTTAATGTGGCCCGACGGCGGGGTTGAACTCAATGTTGCGGGCACTTACCCCTGTCAAATGGGGCATGGAGTAGGAAAAAAGTTAATGAATGAGGGCTGCAGGATCATGAATGAGCGTGGATACCGCCATATCATAGCTGACTGGAGAGTTGCTAACCTCGCCTCCTCGACCTTTTGGCCCAAGTGCGGGTTTTATCCAATCGCCTATAGGATGGTCAGATCCATTGACAGCAATTGGGCTTGGGCACACTTCAGTATGTAAGGCTATGGTTTTTTTATCTTTTTTCTGCACAGAATATGGTCGGGTGATTTAAATGGCGGAAAAACCGAAGCAGCAACAGCCGACCAATCCAGCCAAGGCCCCAAGGAAACCCAGCAAGCAAAAGGTGGCTCCCTGGATGAGAGATGACACAAGGGTTGTTTTTTCCGAGGAACGCAGTAACGAGGACGGCTAAAGGAGTAGGCAAATGCCTATTCCTTTTTGCTTTACCCGCTCCTGGAGGGCGACGCCTAATGAAGAACGCCCCCTGTGCGAATTCTCCACACATAGACTGTTATGGTGATCTTCAAAATTTTTACGAATTGAAAAACGGAAAACCCGTGCGGACCCTTTGGGGTCCGCACGGGTTATATTTTATGGTGCCGCACCCAGGGCACGGAAACGCAGGCGGCGCTGCTCGGCCACGGTTTCCCCGCTCAAGGCGGTCAAAGCGGCGAGTTCCTCCAGAAGGGCGGATTTCAGCGCACGGCAGGTCTCAGCGTGGTCCTCGTCGGGGAAAATCCGTTCAATGACCCCCAGCGCCAGCAGGTCGGGGGCGGTGAGTTTCAGGTTCTCAGCGGCCATCTCTGCCTTGTCAGGGTCCCGGTAGAGGATGGAGGCGCAGCCCTCGGGGGAGATGACAGAGTAGACCGCCTGCTCCAGCATCCATACCCGGTTGGCCACCGCCAGGGCCAGTGCCCCACCGCTCCCCCCCTCGCCGGTGAGGATGGATATAATGGGCGTTTTTAGGGCGGTCATCTCCATCAGGTTCTCGGCAATGGCCTGACCCTGGCCCCGCTCCTCGGCCCCGATCCCGCAATAGGCCCCCGAGGTGTTGATGAAACAGACGACAGGGCGGCAAAATTTTTCGGCCTGTTTCATCAGGCGCAAGGCTTTTCGGTACCCCTCCGGGTGGGCGGAGCCGAAGTTGCGGGCCAGACGGCTCTTGGCGTCCAGGCCCTTCTCAGTGGCGATGACCGTGATAGGGATACCGTCCAGATATGCCAGCCCCCCCACAATCGCCCGGTCGTCCCCATAGCGGCGGTCGCCGTGGAGCTCCATAAAGTGGGTGAAAATCTCCTCGATATAGCGCAGTCCGCCGGGGCAGTCCTTGTCCCTGGCGTGGCGCACCCGCTCCATTGCCTTCATACCGCCGCACCTCTCCGATGGAACGCCAGCAGCCGCCCCAGCATACTCCTATGCTCCTCCCGGGGTACGATGGCATCCACAAAGCCCTTCTCCAGGAGAAATTCAGCCCGCTGGAACCCTTGGGGCAATTTCTGCCGGGTGGTCTGCTCGATGACCCTGGGTCCGGCAAAACAGATAAGGGCCCCCGGCTCGGCCAGGATGATGTCGCCCTCCATGGCAAAACTAGCTGTCACGCCGCCGGTGGTGGGGTTTGTAAGCACCGTGATGTAGAGGAGCCCCGCGTCGCTGTGGGCCTTCACGGCCCCGCTGGTCTTGGCCATCTGCATGAGGGAGAGGATCCCCTCCTGCATCCGCGCGCCCCCAGAGAGGGTGAACCCCACTACGGGGAGGCTCTGGGCTTCGGCGTACTCAAAGAGCCGGGTGATCTTCTCTCCCACAACACAGCCCATACTTCCCATCATAAAGGTACCGTCCATGGCGAAGAGGCAGCAGGGCAGCCCCTCCACCTTGCCCCGGCCGGTGACCACGGCCTCCCGCTCGAGCGTGCGCTCAACCGCCGCGGTCAACTTCTCCTCGTAGTCGGGGAAATTAATTGGATTGGCGCTCTCCAGCTCTGCATCCCGTTCACAAAAGCTCCCCGCATCGCAAAGGGCGAGGAGGCGATCGCGCGCCCCTATTTTGAGATGGTAGCCGCATTTGGGGCAGACCTGGAGATGATCCCGCAGGGTATCGGCCAGGAGGGACTTATGGCAGTCCGGGCAGCGGATAAAGGCCTCGGCCACGATGTTGGGGCTCTCCCCCTGGGCCGCACTCAGGATGGGCTCCAGCTCGTTTTTCGGTTTTTTAAATAAAAACATGCCTTAGTTACCCAGTCCTTCCAGGGTGTTGGTGTGATAGCTCCCGTCGATAAATTCCCTCATGGCCAGAAGGTCCATAAGAAATTCGCCATTGTGATCCACCCCTGTGATCACCAGCTCGCACAGGGCGGCGCGCAGCTTACGCAGGGCCTCTTCCCGGGTGGAGGCGTGGACGATCAGCTTGCCCAGCAGAGAGTCATAATAGGGCAGCACCTGATAGTTCTGGTAGATATGGCTGTCAAAGCGGACCCAGGGCCCCGCCGGCACATGGAGCCGGCTGATGACGCCGCAGCTGGGGCGGAAACCCTGGGCCGGATTCTCAGCCACAATTCGGCACTCGATGGCATGGCCCCGGCAATCGATATCGCTCTGCTTGAAGGGAAGAACGGCTCCCGCCGCCGTGCGGATCTGCCACTTGACGAGGTCGATGCCGGTGACGAACTCGGTCACCGGGTGCTCCACCTGGAGGCGGGTGTTCATCTCCATGAAGTAGAACGCATCGTCCCCGTCCAGCAGAAACTCTATGGTTCCCACTCCCGTGTACTTGACGGCTTCGGCCGCCTTGACGGCGGCCTTCACCATGGCTTCGCGCACCCGGGGCTTGAGGGTGGGCGCGGGGCTCTCCTCCAGCATCTTCTGCCGCCGCCGCTGCATGGAGCAGTCCCGCTCCCCCAGAGAGACGGCGTTTCCGTGCTTGTCGCAGAGGAGCTGGATTTCAATATGCTTGGTTCTCGCGAGGTACTTCTCCAAATAGATGCCCCCGTCGCCAAAGGCGCTCTGGGCCTCGCGGCTGGCGGTGAGGAAGGCCGTTTCAAAGTCCTCGGCCCGCTCCACCAGGCGGATGCCCCGCCCGCCGCCGCCCGAGCGGGCCTTGCACAGCAGCGGAAACCCAATGGTCTCGGCTGCTTTCCTGGCCGCCGCCAGATCTTCAATCACATCGGTGCCGGGCACCACTGGCACCCCCGCCGACTGCATGGTTCTGCGGGCCTCCTCTTTATTTCCCATCCTCCTGATGATGTCGGAGGAGGGACCGATAAAAGGGAGCTGAAATTTCTCGCACAGGGCGGCAAATTGACTGTTCTCAGACAGAAGACCGTAGCCCGGATGGATGGCTCCGGCCCCCGTCACCTCGGCGGCGGCGAGGATGGACTCCATGTTCAGGTAGCTCTCAGATACCGAGTTGCCGCCGATGCAGAGGTGCTCGTCGGCCAGCGCCACATGGAGGGACTCCCTGTCACAAGGGGAGTGGACGGCCACGGTGGACACACCCATCTCCTTACAGGCCCGGATGACGCGCACCGCGATTTCACCCCGGTTGGCAATCAGAATTTTTGAAAACATAAGTTTCCTCCTCCGGCGGGAGCGCGGTCAAACAAGGGCAAAGGAGAACTCCCCCTGCACGCAGAGCTTTTCTCCCACATAGCCCTTACCTTCGGCAAAATAGAAGGGCTTCTTGCTCTTCACGATACGGCACTCAAAGCGCAGGGTATCCCCGGGGACTACCTTGCCCTTGAAACGGACCTTATCAAGGCCGGTATAGAGGGGTTGGCGCGCCTCCTCCCCAGCCAGGAGCACCGCGCATGTCTGGGCCATCATCTCCAGTTGGATGACCCCCGGTACGATCGGATTACCGGGAAAATGGCCCTGGAGAAAAAATTCGTCCCCTTTGACGGTGTAAAACCCCACGGCGGCTCCGTCGGGCTGAATCTCGGCCTCCTCTACCAGGAGCATGGGCTCCCGGTGGGGCAGGATTTTTTTAATCTCTTCCTGATTCATGTGCGCCACCTCAAATCAAAGTGAGGAGGGGCTGGCCCACCTCCACGATGTCCCCGTCGTTCACGTGGACGGCGGCCACCTCACCGCCAAACTCGGCGGTAATCTCATTCATCATCTTCATGGCCTCCACGATGCATAGCACCTCGCCGGGGGTCACCTTTTGTCCCACCCGGGCGTAGGGCTCGGCTCCGGGGACAGGGGCGCTGTAGAACACCCCCACCATGGGGGAGGTGACGACCCGCCCCGCCTCCGGAGCGGCGGGAGCCTCCCGGGCGACCGACTTCTGGTGGGGCGGCTCGGCCGGGGCAGCGGTGGCGGCCGGGAGGGGTACGGCGGGGATCTGGGCCGCCCCGGCCCCGGAGCGGCGCAGGCGCACCTGGGTGGCCCCCTCCTCCAGCTCAAAGCTCTCCAGGCCGTAGGTCTGCATGATCTCAGCCAGCTGGCGAATCTCCTCTATCTTCACGGTTCCCTCCAAAAGTCAAATCTTTTTCAGTGCAACGACGGCGTTGTGCCCGCCAAAGCCAAAGGAGTTGGAGATGGCAAAGTCACAGGGGGCGGTCACCGCCACATTGGGGGTGACGTCCAGATCGCAGTCCTCATCGGGCACCTGGTAGCCCACCGTGGGAGTGACGATACCGGTGCGCAGCGTCATGACGGAAACGATGGCCTCCACCGCTCCTGCAGCCCCCAGCATATGCCCCGTCATGGACTTGGAGCTGCTGATGCGCAGTTTCCGGGCAGCCTCCTCGCCGAAAGCCGCTTTGAGGGCATGGGTCTCAGCCTTGTCGTTGAGGGGCGTGGAGGTGCCATGGGCGTTGACGTAGACCGCCATGCCCTCCTCATAGCCCCCCTCCTCCAGAGCCAGCCGGATGGCCCGGATGGCCCCGGCCCCCTCTGGGTGGGGAGCCGTCATGTGGTGGGCGTCGGCGGTGTTGCCGTAGCCCACCACCTCGGCATAGATATTGGCCCCACGCCTTACGGCGTGCTCATACTCCTCCAGCACCAGAACGCCCGCGCCCTCCCCCATGATGAAACCATTGCGGCGCTTATCAAAGGGGATGCTGGCGCTCTCGGGGTCGTCGGTGTTGTTGAGGGCCATGGCATTCTGGAAACCCGCCATAGCCAGGGGGTGGATAGCGGCCTCAGTGCCTCCGGCCAGGATGGCATCGGCGTACCCGTGCTTGATAGCCCGGAAGGCCTCGCCGATGGCGTGGGTGGAGGTGGCACAGGCCGTCACCACCGGGAGGGTGGGCCCCGCAGCCCCATAGCGGATGGAGATCATCCCCGCCGCCATGTTGGAGATCATCATGGGGATGATGAAGGGGGAGATTTTTCTCGGCCCCTGCTGCTCCACCGTGACCGCCCCGGCCGCGAAGGTCTCCATCCCCCCGATGCCCGAGCCCACGTAGACGCCGAAGCGCTCAGGGTTTACCTTCCCCTCCAGGCCGCTGTCCCCCATGGCCTCGGCGGCGGCGATCACGGCGTACTGGGTGAAGAGGTCCATCTTGCGGGCCTCGGCCTTGGGCAGATAGTCCAGGGGGTCGTAGCCCCTGATCTCGGCGGCCACCTTGGCCTTAAAGTCGGCAGTATCAAAGCGGGTAATAAGGCCCATGCCGTGCCGCCCCGCCCTCAGGCTGTCAAAAAGAGTCTCTACGCTCTTGCCCACAGGGGTGAAGGCCCCCATGCCGGTGATGACCACGCGGCTCATATATACATCCCTCCGTCCACCTTGATCACCTCGCCGGTGATATAGCCCGCGCCGTCCGAGACCAGGAAGGCCACCAGCGCTGCCACGTCCTCGGGCTTACCCAAACGCCCTAGCGGGATGGCGGCCTTGATCTTCTCTGCGGCTTGGGCGGGCATGGCGTTCGTCATGTCGGTCTCGATAAAGCCGGGTGCCACGGCGTTGCAGGTGACCCCCCGGGCGGCCAGCTCCTTGGCTACCGACTTCGTGAGACCGATAAGTCCGGCCTTGGCGCTGGCGTAATTGGTCTGCCCCGCGTTGCCCGACAGGCCCACCACCGAGGAGATATTGACGATCCTGCCATATCGCCTCTTCATCATGGAGGCGTACACATGGCGGGTCATATTGAAGGCCCCCTTCAGGTTGGTGTCCACCACGGCGTCAAACTGCTCCTCCTTCATGTTGAGCATCAGCCCATCCCTGGTGATCCCCGCATTGTTGACCAGAATATCCACCTGGCCAAACTCCGCCAGTACGGCGGCCACCGTTTCCTTGGCCTGATCAAACCGGCTCACATCACAGCGGTAGGCTACGGCCCGGCACCCCAGGACCTCGATCTCGGCCACCACGTTGTCAGCAGCCGCCTCGTTCCCGGCGTAGACCAGAGCGACGTTCGCTCCGCCCCGGGCCAGCTCCATGGCCACGGCACGGCCCAGCCCGCGGCTGCCGCCGGTGACAAGGGCCACTTTTCTCATAGTTTGTTCCACGGCTGCTCCTCCTTGTTTGCTTGGGCGGTCATGCTTTGCCAAGAGCGACCAGGGCCGCACTCAGAGTCTCAGCATCCTCCACATGTAGGACGGACGCCTCTTTCGATATCTTGGCAATCAGGCCGCTGAGGGTCTTGCCTGGCCCTACCTCCACAAAGGTGTCCACCCCCTGGGCCAGAAGATACTCGATGGTCTCCTGCCAGCGTACCGGGCTGTGGACCTGGGCGAACATCTGCCACGTCCCCTCATAGGGCTCCGCGGTCAGGTTAGCAACAACGGGAAGGCGGGGCGATTTCAGGGCGAGAGCACTATACTCCCCCTCCAGAACGTGCGCAGCCCCCTCCATCAGGGGGCTGTGAAAGGCCCCACTGACGGCCAGCCTCATGGCCCTGCCCTTCCGCTCCTTGACGGCGGCGGCCAGGGCATCGGCCCTCTCCTCCCGGCAGGCAGCCACGATCTGGCCGGGGCAGTTGTAGTTCACCGGCCAGGCGTCTCCCACTTTTGGACAGAGTTCTTCCACGATGGAAGCCTCCAGGCCCAGGAGTGCAAGCATGGCCCCCCTGCTCTCCCCGGCGCACCGGTCCATGGCCTCGCCGCGGCGGCAGACGTAAGAAAAGGCGTCCTCGTAGTTCAGATAGCCTCCAAAGGCCAGGGCAGGCACCTCCCCCAAAGAGAAGCCGGCCAGATAGTCGGGGAAAATTCCCCCCTCCTCCAGAGCGGCGGCGGCGGCCAGGTCCACGGCAAAGACGCAGGGCTGGGTATTTACGGTCTGGGAGAGCTCTTCCTTACCTGCGGTAAAGCACTGCTGCGTCGTGCCGGGGCGGAGGAAGTCGGCCATGTTGAAAACAGCCGCCGCAGCGGGAGAGACCTCGCAGAGGCTTTTCCCCATCCCTGTGTACTGGCTCCCCTGGCCTGCGAAAACGAAGGCTAATCCACCCATTTGGCCGCCCCTCTCAGGACCTGGTCGGCCTGGGCAAACATCTCCTCGATGATCTCCCGGCAGCTCTGCTCACAGGTGACCATGCCTGCGCTCTGCCCCGCCATGAAACACCCCTCCTGCTCGTTGCCATCCACCACAGCCTTGCGCAGGGCCCCCGCGCCAAAGGCCTCGACCTCCTCAAGGGTCATGTTGGGGTCCCGCTCGTTCTGCAAAAACTGGCGGGTGAAGGCGGTCCGCAGGGCCCGCACCGGGTGGCCCAGGCTGTTGCCCGTGGTCATGGTACCGATGTCGGTGGCCT contains the following coding sequences:
- a CDS encoding Rubrerythrin, whose translation is MNSCEEYLVDLPYPSVLVREINVCYATLISGAFGGPGSESTAIAQYIAHNFYTHDYPEINFAYRCIASVELTHLNLLGNLIRDLGMPPKFLTYETNCYWTGKNPAYAYKIRPILLSDIKGEHDAIAHYTRLIHQIDSPDIQRLFKRIILDEQKHIEILTKFLASMGSECH
- a CDS encoding conserved hypothetical protein (Evidence 4 : Homologs of previously reported genes of unknown function); amino-acid sequence: MNGYTVRAITEADIPIIANLLISRQNLESKTFPFLKNHCLNIAYIIDIFERLFNRRAIGIGAFFHQELVGYLIGELKIDTLRGRHVWIPYEGMAIREDQSPELIRALYAEISAMWLNQGFFMHYAVIPLGSQCYFESLQRLSFFIQQVHGVMDLEEYLPFKQASDAEIRIADKADREKMGRLSGIIQSYQSSAPTFELALPEIVADIKSGYESIMDDADAMVLIAEKDGKELGFQIYEAAAQRLMWPDGGVELNVAGTYPCQMGHGVGKKLMNEGCRIMNERGYRHIIADWRVANLASSTFWPKCGFYPIAYRMVRSIDSNWAWAHFSM
- the accA gene encoding Acetyl-coenzyme A carboxylase carboxyl transferase subunit alpha — its product is MKAMERVRHARDKDCPGGLRYIEEIFTHFMELHGDRRYGDDRAIVGGLAYLDGIPITVIATEKGLDAKSRLARNFGSAHPEGYRKALRLMKQAEKFCRPVVCFINTSGAYCGIGAEERGQGQAIAENLMEMTALKTPIISILTGEGGSGGALALAVANRVWMLEQAVYSVISPEGCASILYRDPDKAEMAAENLKLTAPDLLALGVIERIFPDEDHAETCRALKSALLEELAALTALSGETVAEQRRLRFRALGAAP
- the accD gene encoding acetyl-CoA carboxylase, beta (carboxyltranferase) subunit (Evidence 2a : Function of homologous gene experimentally demonstrated in an other organism; PubMedId : 11157970, 1355086, 1355089, 1886618, 3040734, 3040739, 7678242; Product type e : enzyme), which produces MFLFKKPKNELEPILSAAQGESPNIVAEAFIRCPDCHKSLLADTLRDHLQVCPKCGYHLKIGARDRLLALCDAGSFCERDAELESANPINFPDYEEKLTAAVERTLEREAVVTGRGKVEGLPCCLFAMDGTFMMGSMGCVVGEKITRLFEYAEAQSLPVVGFTLSGGARMQEGILSLMQMAKTSGAVKAHSDAGLLYITVLTNPTTGGVTASFAMEGDIILAEPGALICFAGPRVIEQTTRQKLPQGFQRAEFLLEKGFVDAIVPREEHRSMLGRLLAFHRRGAAV
- the accC gene encoding acetyl-CoA carboxylase, biotin carboxylase subunit (Evidence 2a : Function of homologous gene experimentally demonstrated in an other organism; PubMedId : 10821865, 11157970, 1370469, 1682920, 7915138, 8246839, 9298646; Product type e : enzyme); the protein is MFSKILIANRGEIAVRVIRACKEMGVSTVAVHSPCDRESLHVALADEHLCIGGNSVSESYLNMESILAAAEVTGAGAIHPGYGLLSENSQFAALCEKFQLPFIGPSSDIIRRMGNKEEARRTMQSAGVPVVPGTDVIEDLAAARKAAETIGFPLLCKARSGGGGRGIRLVERAEDFETAFLTASREAQSAFGDGGIYLEKYLARTKHIEIQLLCDKHGNAVSLGERDCSMQRRRQKMLEESPAPTLKPRVREAMVKAAVKAAEAVKYTGVGTIEFLLDGDDAFYFMEMNTRLQVEHPVTEFVTGIDLVKWQIRTAAGAVLPFKQSDIDCRGHAIECRIVAENPAQGFRPSCGVISRLHVPAGPWVRFDSHIYQNYQVLPYYDSLLGKLIVHASTREEALRKLRAALCELVITGVDHNGEFLMDLLAMREFIDGSYHTNTLEGLGN
- the fabZ gene encoding 3-hydroxyacyl-(acyl-carrier-protein) dehydratase FabZ, which translates into the protein MNQEEIKKILPHREPMLLVEEAEIQPDGAAVGFYTVKGDEFFLQGHFPGNPIVPGVIQLEMMAQTCAVLLAGEEARQPLYTGLDKVRFKGKVVPGDTLRFECRIVKSKKPFYFAEGKGYVGEKLCVQGEFSFALV
- the accB gene encoding acetyl CoA carboxylase, BCCP subunit (Evidence 2a : Function of homologous gene experimentally demonstrated in an other organism; PubMedId : 10213607, 10542197, 11157970, 1370469, 1682920, 21380143, 2575489, 2660106, 324999, 7678242, 8747466, 9398236, 9600841; Product type e : enzyme) encodes the protein MEGTVKIEEIRQLAEIMQTYGLESFELEEGATQVRLRRSGAGAAQIPAVPLPAATAAPAEPPHQKSVAREAPAAPEAGRVVTSPMVGVFYSAPVPGAEPYARVGQKVTPGEVLCIVEAMKMMNEITAEFGGEVAAVHVNDGDIVEVGQPLLTLI
- the fabF gene encoding 3-oxoacyl-(acyl-carrier-protein) synthase II (Evidence 2a : Function of homologous gene experimentally demonstrated in an other organism; PubMedId : 10037680, 6988423, 7768872, 7972002, 9013860, 9482715; Product type e : enzyme): MSRVVITGMGAFTPVGKSVETLFDSLRAGRHGMGLITRFDTADFKAKVAAEIRGYDPLDYLPKAEARKMDLFTQYAVIAAAEAMGDSGLEGKVNPERFGVYVGSGIGGMETFAAGAVTVEQQGPRKISPFIIPMMISNMAAGMISIRYGAAGPTLPVVTACATSTHAIGEAFRAIKHGYADAILAGGTEAAIHPLAMAGFQNAMALNNTDDPESASIPFDKRRNGFIMGEGAGVLVLEEYEHAVRRGANIYAEVVGYGNTADAHHMTAPHPEGAGAIRAIRLALEEGGYEEGMAVYVNAHGTSTPLNDKAETHALKAAFGEEAARKLRISSSKSMTGHMLGAAGAVEAIVSVMTLRTGIVTPTVGYQVPDEDCDLDVTPNVAVTAPCDFAISNSFGFGGHNAVVALKKI
- the fabG gene encoding 3-oxoacyl-(acyl-carrier-protein) reductase (Evidence 2a : Function of homologous gene experimentally demonstrated in an other organism; PubMedId : 1682920; Product type e : enzyme), which translates into the protein MEQTMRKVALVTGGSRGLGRAVAMELARGGANVALVYAGNEAAADNVVAEIEVLGCRAVAYRCDVSRFDQAKETVAAVLAEFGQVDILVNNAGITRDGLMLNMKEEQFDAVVDTNLKGAFNMTRHVYASMMKRRYGRIVNISSVVGLSGNAGQTNYASAKAGLIGLTKSVAKELAARGVTCNAVAPGFIETDMTNAMPAQAAEKIKAAIPLGRLGKPEDVAALVAFLVSDGAGYITGEVIKVDGGMYI
- the fabD gene encoding Malonyl CoA-acyl carrier protein transacylase, which encodes MGGLAFVFAGQGSQYTGMGKSLCEVSPAAAAVFNMADFLRPGTTQQCFTAGKEELSQTVNTQPCVFAVDLAAAAALEEGGIFPDYLAGFSLGEVPALAFGGYLNYEDAFSYVCRRGEAMDRCAGESRGAMLALLGLEASIVEELCPKVGDAWPVNYNCPGQIVAACREERADALAAAVKERKGRAMRLAVSGAFHSPLMEGAAHVLEGEYSALALKSPRLPVVANLTAEPYEGTWQMFAQVHSPVRWQETIEYLLAQGVDTFVEVGPGKTLSGLIAKISKEASVLHVEDAETLSAALVALGKA